The following proteins come from a genomic window of Pelagicoccus albus:
- a CDS encoding glutamine synthetase beta-grasp domain-containing protein translates to MAKYKFEYIWLDGYSPVPNLRGKTRLGNEAPKSIEDLPLWGFDGSSTQQAEGSSSDCVLKPVKFYPDAARGEDSYIVLCEVMMPDGETPHPTNHRATILDDEDTWFGLEQEYFLFQDGKPLGWPDDGYPSPQGEYYCGVGYANVGSVAREIVEEHLDLCLAAGINHEGINGEVAKGQWEFQVFAKGSKKCADDIWVARYLLDRLCEKYEISVEYHCKPFQGDWNGSGMHCNFSTKFMREVGGKDYFLKLMDAFEKNKDEHIAAYGPDNHLRLTGLHETQSIDKFSWGVADRGASIRVPHSFVKGEAYKGYLEDRRPNSQGDPYQICSRVLKTISEVPTA, encoded by the coding sequence ATGGCTAAATACAAATTCGAATACATCTGGCTAGACGGCTATTCGCCTGTGCCAAATCTTCGTGGAAAAACTCGCCTCGGCAACGAAGCTCCTAAAAGCATCGAGGACCTACCTCTCTGGGGCTTTGACGGTAGCTCCACCCAGCAGGCCGAAGGCAGCAGCTCTGACTGTGTACTTAAGCCAGTAAAATTTTACCCTGACGCAGCTCGCGGCGAAGACTCCTACATCGTTCTCTGTGAAGTAATGATGCCAGACGGCGAAACGCCACACCCAACCAACCATCGCGCGACCATTTTGGACGACGAGGACACTTGGTTCGGACTCGAGCAAGAATACTTCCTCTTCCAAGACGGCAAGCCACTCGGTTGGCCAGACGACGGCTACCCATCTCCGCAAGGTGAATACTACTGCGGCGTTGGTTACGCTAACGTTGGCAGCGTAGCTCGCGAAATTGTAGAAGAGCACCTCGACCTCTGTCTCGCGGCAGGAATCAACCACGAAGGTATCAATGGCGAAGTTGCCAAGGGCCAGTGGGAATTCCAGGTTTTCGCCAAGGGATCCAAGAAGTGTGCCGACGACATCTGGGTAGCTCGCTACCTGCTCGACCGCCTCTGCGAAAAGTACGAAATCTCTGTAGAGTACCACTGTAAGCCATTCCAGGGCGACTGGAACGGTTCTGGTATGCACTGCAATTTCTCCACCAAGTTCATGCGTGAAGTTGGCGGCAAGGACTACTTCCTCAAGCTCATGGACGCGTTCGAAAAGAACAAGGACGAGCACATCGCTGCTTACGGTCCAGACAATCACCTCCGCCTCACCGGTCTCCACGAAACTCAGTCTATCGACAAGTTCTCTTGGGGTGTTGCTGACCGTGGCGCCTCTATCCGCGTACCACACAGCTTCGTCAAGGGTGAAGCCTACAAGGGCTACCTCGAAGACCGTCGTCCAAACTCTCAGGGAGATCCATACCAGATCTGCTCTCGCGTCCTCAAGACCATCTCTGAGGTCCCAACAGCATAA
- the queA gene encoding tRNA preQ1(34) S-adenosylmethionine ribosyltransferase-isomerase QueA translates to MDSSLFDYDLPQERIAQEPAPVRDASRLLVVHRKERKIEHRQFSDLADYLGTGDSIFRNNARVLPARLFAQRPTGGAAECLLLRPANDDGLQWWTLLRPGKKLPLGSTFGRDGLFQAFVEEKNEKAEYRVRFELETHNSVASLAEDLGKMPLPPYIDREKSDQRDEADKERYQTIYASAERSVAAAAPTAGLHFTPEVVSKLQAKGANFYDLSLHVGMGTFKPLQTERIEDHQIHREIYEIPESTQKALRESGGSRKVCVGTTSVRSIEDYFAKTDKIVSGNFVAEAGIFIYPPRAFAGVDALITNFHQPNSTLLCLVSSFLAPGEMDGIEWLKEIYAEAIDRKYRFLSYGDAMLIL, encoded by the coding sequence ATGGACAGTTCACTCTTCGATTACGACTTGCCGCAGGAACGCATCGCTCAAGAGCCTGCTCCTGTCCGCGACGCGTCCCGCCTCCTAGTCGTACACCGAAAGGAACGTAAGATCGAGCACCGCCAATTCTCGGACTTGGCGGACTACTTGGGAACTGGAGACTCGATTTTCCGCAACAATGCTCGCGTACTGCCCGCTCGCCTATTCGCACAGCGACCCACTGGAGGCGCCGCTGAATGCCTTCTCTTGCGCCCCGCAAACGATGACGGACTGCAGTGGTGGACGCTCCTTCGCCCTGGCAAGAAATTGCCGTTGGGATCGACCTTTGGAAGAGACGGCCTCTTCCAGGCATTCGTGGAGGAAAAAAACGAAAAGGCCGAATATCGGGTTCGTTTCGAGTTGGAGACTCACAACTCTGTGGCCTCCTTAGCCGAGGATTTGGGGAAGATGCCGCTTCCTCCCTATATCGACCGAGAAAAGTCCGATCAGCGGGACGAGGCGGACAAGGAACGGTATCAGACCATTTACGCATCGGCGGAGCGCTCCGTCGCCGCAGCGGCCCCGACCGCCGGATTGCACTTCACTCCCGAAGTGGTGAGTAAGCTGCAAGCCAAGGGAGCAAACTTCTACGACCTTTCCCTGCATGTAGGCATGGGTACTTTCAAGCCATTGCAGACCGAGCGAATCGAGGATCATCAGATCCATCGCGAAATCTACGAGATCCCGGAGAGCACTCAAAAAGCCCTGCGGGAAAGTGGAGGCTCACGAAAAGTTTGCGTAGGCACCACCAGCGTTCGGAGCATCGAGGACTATTTTGCCAAAACCGACAAAATCGTCTCAGGGAACTTTGTAGCCGAGGCGGGCATCTTCATCTACCCGCCGCGGGCCTTTGCCGGAGTGGATGCACTCATCACCAATTTTCACCAGCCGAACTCTACTTTGCTCTGCTTGGTGTCCTCATTTCTTGCTCCTGGCGAAATGGACGGAATCGAGTGGCTAAAGGAAATTTACGCCGAGGCAATCGACCGAAAGTACCGCTTTCTTAGCTACGGCGACGCCATGCTCATCCTTTGA
- the radC gene encoding RadC family protein codes for MPQETYRTPKLRDISVNERPQERLEAHGPQSLSDTELMAMILRSGSKGRNVLSVASEILQQASSLNGLLKWSDAEFKKIKGVGKVKALQLVTIIEICRRIRDRSPVSEPVLDSPDLVADYLKREAEELEVEKFWTLCLNRKNRIIKKVEITSGTASNSLVHPREVFREAIRHGASAVICAHNHPSGDPAPSAADIKVTRQLREAAKVIGIDLLDHVVVGNNRHDPKGLGYYSFQESGLL; via the coding sequence ATGCCTCAAGAAACTTATCGCACTCCCAAGCTCCGCGATATCAGCGTAAACGAACGTCCTCAGGAGCGACTCGAAGCCCACGGTCCCCAAAGCCTCAGCGACACTGAGCTTATGGCCATGATTCTGCGAAGCGGCAGCAAGGGCCGCAATGTGCTGAGCGTCGCCTCGGAGATTCTCCAACAAGCGTCCTCCCTCAACGGGCTCCTGAAGTGGAGCGACGCGGAATTCAAAAAGATAAAGGGGGTCGGCAAAGTGAAGGCCCTCCAACTTGTTACCATAATCGAGATTTGCCGACGCATCCGAGATCGCTCCCCGGTCTCCGAGCCGGTGCTCGATAGCCCAGACCTCGTAGCGGACTACCTGAAACGCGAAGCCGAAGAGCTCGAGGTAGAAAAGTTTTGGACCCTTTGCCTGAACCGGAAGAACCGTATCATCAAAAAGGTCGAAATCACCTCTGGCACCGCCTCAAACAGTCTGGTGCACCCTCGCGAGGTCTTCCGAGAGGCCATCCGCCATGGAGCATCCGCAGTGATCTGCGCCCATAACCACCCAAGTGGCGATCCCGCTCCAAGCGCCGCGGATATCAAGGTCACCCGCCAGCTGCGCGAGGCCGCCAAAGTGATTGGGATCGACCTTCTCGATCACGTCGTCGTTGGAAACAACCGCCATGATCCCAAAGGCTTGGGCTACTACAGTTTCCAAGAATCGGGGCTCCTTTGA
- the ilvB gene encoding biosynthetic-type acetolactate synthase large subunit, whose product MSANSDLKSSSKTSSVTIENGADVVVEALVREGVDVIFAYPGGASLEMHQSLAKRKDDIRTILPRHEQGGSFAAEGYARVTGKAGVCMATSGPGATNLMTAIADAFMDSTPLVCITGQVYSKFIGKAAFQETDFFGMTLPVVKHSYLVLDVNDLPRIMKEAFKIATTGRPGPVVVDIPKDVQQAAVNPVWPTDEQVPYRESKLPENASDRELENVLSLIEDAKRPVIYFGGGVVSAEAHKELTEFAERTGIPVASTLMGAGSFPETHPLSLKWFGMHGSAFGNWAVHQSDLLLTFGARFDDRITGDASKFAPQAEIVHIDVDPSEHNKNKIVHHPIVSDIKYALGRMLELMGIRGFKKPNLEAWQNQCTEWKRDFPFTYEESEHIIPQHAVKTLCKLTKGDAIITTGVGQHQMFAAQFYDFNYPRSLISSLGLGSMGYGYPSAIGAKVACPERQVIDIDGDGSFAMNVQELATAKIEKIAAKAMILNNQHLGMVVQWEDRFYNSVRGNTILGDESNIGTPENLGGLYPDYVKIAEGFGLPGRRVHKKSELEDAIQEMLDSEEAFVLDVITPYDEHVLPMIPAGKTVDQMIVR is encoded by the coding sequence ATGAGCGCAAATTCAGACCTGAAATCGTCCTCCAAGACCAGCTCCGTCACCATCGAAAACGGTGCCGACGTCGTCGTCGAAGCCCTCGTGCGTGAAGGTGTCGACGTGATCTTCGCCTACCCAGGCGGAGCTTCGCTCGAGATGCACCAGTCACTCGCCAAGCGCAAGGACGACATCCGGACGATCCTCCCTCGTCACGAGCAAGGCGGCTCATTCGCCGCGGAAGGATATGCCCGAGTAACCGGCAAGGCCGGCGTCTGTATGGCGACCTCCGGACCGGGAGCAACCAACTTGATGACCGCGATTGCAGACGCATTCATGGACAGCACGCCGCTGGTCTGCATCACCGGACAGGTTTATTCAAAATTCATCGGCAAGGCAGCGTTCCAGGAAACCGACTTCTTCGGCATGACGCTTCCCGTGGTCAAGCACAGCTACCTCGTGTTGGATGTGAACGACCTGCCTCGCATCATGAAGGAAGCCTTCAAGATCGCCACAACCGGTCGTCCTGGCCCCGTCGTGGTAGACATTCCCAAGGATGTTCAACAAGCGGCGGTTAATCCCGTTTGGCCAACCGACGAACAAGTCCCTTACCGCGAGTCCAAGCTTCCGGAAAACGCCTCAGATCGCGAGCTGGAGAACGTTCTGAGCCTGATCGAAGACGCAAAGCGTCCAGTCATCTATTTCGGTGGCGGTGTTGTTTCCGCGGAAGCCCACAAGGAACTTACGGAATTCGCCGAAAGAACCGGTATTCCAGTAGCGTCCACCCTCATGGGGGCCGGCTCCTTCCCTGAAACGCATCCATTGTCCCTCAAGTGGTTCGGCATGCACGGATCCGCTTTCGGAAACTGGGCGGTCCACCAAAGCGACTTGCTCCTCACTTTCGGAGCCCGTTTCGACGACCGTATCACAGGTGACGCCTCCAAGTTCGCTCCTCAAGCGGAAATCGTGCACATCGATGTTGATCCATCCGAGCACAACAAGAACAAGATCGTCCACCATCCGATCGTCTCCGACATCAAGTACGCCCTTGGACGCATGCTGGAGTTGATGGGGATACGGGGTTTCAAAAAGCCGAATCTCGAAGCGTGGCAAAACCAGTGCACCGAGTGGAAGAGAGATTTCCCATTCACTTACGAGGAGAGCGAGCACATCATCCCACAGCACGCGGTCAAAACGCTCTGCAAGCTAACCAAGGGTGACGCCATCATTACCACTGGCGTGGGACAGCACCAAATGTTTGCCGCCCAATTCTACGATTTCAACTACCCACGCAGCTTGATTTCATCCCTTGGCTTGGGATCCATGGGCTATGGCTATCCATCCGCAATCGGAGCCAAAGTCGCGTGCCCAGAGCGACAAGTCATCGACATCGATGGTGACGGCTCTTTCGCCATGAACGTGCAGGAATTGGCCACCGCGAAAATCGAAAAGATCGCCGCCAAGGCCATGATCCTAAACAACCAGCACCTTGGTATGGTCGTGCAGTGGGAAGACCGTTTCTACAACAGCGTTCGCGGAAACACGATTCTCGGAGACGAGTCCAACATCGGCACTCCCGAAAACTTAGGCGGACTCTACCCGGACTACGTTAAGATCGCTGAGGGCTTCGGACTTCCGGGTCGCCGCGTCCACAAGAAGAGCGAGCTCGAAGACGCCATCCAGGAGATGCTCGATAGTGAGGAGGCCTTCGTCCTGGACGTAATCACGCCTTACGACGAGCACGTGCTGCCAATGATTCCAGCCGGCAAGACTGTCGATCAAATGATCGTACGTTAA
- a CDS encoding acetyl-CoA carboxylase carboxyltransferase subunit alpha: MDNNYSLDFEQPLRGLIEQMEHLHQLSAENNIDLSKEIRGIEKKIEETKRSIYSNLTPWQRVQLARHPQRPYAYDYIERIFTGFQELHGDRAFRDDRAIIGGTAFLNGESVMVIAQHKGRTTREKLKHNFGSPYPEGYRKALRLMKIADKFDLPIITFVDTQGAYPGVASEERHVSEAIAVNLREMSLMGSPIISTVIGEGGSGGALGIAVANKILILENAYYSVISPEGCAAILWKDRAAAPQAAEALKFGASEIHKLGIADGVIPEPIGGAHNDPDAAAANLKGEIVKHLADLKKLTREERIEQRYQRFRNMGVFEEEISDGKVVPIEEAAS; encoded by the coding sequence ATGGACAACAATTACTCGCTAGATTTCGAACAGCCGCTACGCGGACTCATCGAACAGATGGAGCACTTGCACCAGCTGTCAGCTGAGAACAACATCGACCTATCGAAAGAGATACGGGGAATCGAGAAGAAGATCGAAGAAACGAAACGCTCGATCTACAGCAATCTCACCCCTTGGCAGCGAGTACAATTGGCCCGTCATCCACAGCGTCCCTATGCCTACGACTACATCGAACGGATTTTCACCGGCTTCCAGGAGCTCCACGGCGACCGCGCCTTCCGCGACGACCGCGCGATTATCGGCGGAACCGCATTCCTTAATGGGGAATCCGTCATGGTCATCGCCCAGCACAAAGGCCGTACCACCCGTGAAAAGCTGAAGCACAACTTTGGCAGCCCCTATCCGGAAGGATACCGCAAGGCGCTTCGCCTCATGAAGATCGCCGATAAATTCGACCTCCCGATCATCACCTTCGTCGACACCCAGGGAGCCTACCCTGGAGTCGCGTCCGAAGAACGCCACGTTTCCGAGGCGATCGCGGTCAATCTGCGTGAAATGAGCCTCATGGGATCTCCCATCATCTCTACCGTTATCGGCGAAGGCGGTTCCGGCGGAGCTCTCGGTATCGCGGTGGCCAACAAGATCCTAATCCTCGAAAACGCATACTACTCTGTGATTTCACCCGAAGGTTGCGCCGCGATCCTCTGGAAGGACCGTGCCGCAGCTCCGCAGGCAGCTGAGGCTCTCAAATTTGGGGCCTCCGAAATTCACAAGCTGGGCATTGCTGACGGCGTGATCCCCGAACCAATTGGCGGAGCGCACAACGACCCAGACGCAGCCGCCGCCAATCTCAAGGGCGAGATCGTAAAACACCTAGCAGATCTCAAGAAACTCACCCGCGAAGAACGAATCGAACAACGCTACCAGCGCTTCCGCAACATGGGCGTTTTCGAAGAAGAAATCAGCGACGGAAAAGTCGTACCCATCGAAGAAGCAGCCTCCTAG
- a CDS encoding acyl-CoA thioesterase, which yields MAFDYVLERELAFYETDMAGIAHFSNFFRWMEITEHAFLKSLGFEPVVQEGDQFWGWPRVRASCDYHAPVRYGDRFQVHLFVKEIKQKSVVYFYRFRKVEADGSMTPMARAEMTSVYAGFDVPSQSMMALDLQTELLDKLEVAPPDLIKAARTHRP from the coding sequence ATGGCTTTTGATTATGTACTGGAGCGCGAACTCGCTTTTTACGAAACGGATATGGCGGGGATCGCCCATTTCTCCAATTTCTTCCGGTGGATGGAAATCACAGAGCACGCCTTCCTCAAGTCGCTCGGATTTGAGCCTGTCGTTCAGGAAGGGGATCAATTTTGGGGATGGCCAAGGGTAAGGGCGAGTTGTGATTACCATGCTCCGGTTCGTTACGGGGATCGCTTTCAGGTCCACCTGTTCGTCAAGGAGATCAAGCAAAAGTCAGTCGTTTACTTCTATCGCTTCAGAAAGGTCGAAGCCGATGGAAGTATGACTCCAATGGCGAGGGCGGAAATGACCTCGGTCTATGCCGGTTTCGACGTTCCTTCCCAGTCTATGATGGCTTTAGACCTTCAGACAGAGCTGCTGGACAAGCTGGAAGTGGCTCCGCCGGATTTAATTAAGGCAGCCCGGACGCATCGGCCCTAA
- a CDS encoding glutaredoxin domain-containing protein — translation MKDVELFGSKQCPYCRKAEDILKKHRIPYKWKEVAIVAGVKLPTGNFKEMERRSGGQTTVPQIFVDTKHYGDEDTLMADERSGKLATVFS, via the coding sequence ATGAAAGACGTAGAATTATTTGGCAGCAAACAATGCCCCTATTGCAGAAAAGCAGAGGATATCCTGAAGAAGCACAGGATCCCGTACAAGTGGAAGGAAGTCGCTATTGTTGCAGGCGTGAAACTTCCCACCGGCAACTTCAAGGAGATGGAGCGACGCTCCGGTGGACAGACAACCGTTCCGCAGATTTTTGTGGATACAAAGCACTACGGCGACGAAGATACCTTGATGGCTGACGAGCGTAGTGGAAAGTTGGCTACTGTATTCTCCTAG
- a CDS encoding peptidylprolyl isomerase: MIKKATILLSLIFPLAIGFAQTTTPKGARLANSIAAIAEDKIITVEEVRRELQPFLPQIQADSQGDPVKFRQLIEEMESDIIQNLTDNVLIVKQFYDDKGQIPASFVDNEIEETIITKFEGKRSLYLDYLKSIGKTPEEHRTMIKEEIIVNYMRSKMRKSASIVSPVRIEEFYEQYKQEFFEEEAIHLRLIRLTKLADESEEVLKQTADEIYEKLEMGFAFDELAAKYSNDPKAKKGGDWGWVTRGSLIEQLAEPAFALKEGDFSDPIQIKSNLFILYCEEHRPEGYMPLPEVRDNIEEILISSMAREAEEKFLERLRRDGYVRRFN, translated from the coding sequence ATGATTAAAAAAGCGACCATTCTCCTCTCTCTGATCTTTCCCCTCGCCATTGGTTTTGCCCAAACGACAACTCCGAAAGGCGCACGCTTGGCGAACAGCATCGCGGCGATCGCAGAGGACAAGATTATCACCGTAGAAGAAGTACGACGCGAACTTCAGCCGTTCCTGCCTCAAATCCAGGCAGATTCACAAGGCGATCCGGTTAAATTCCGTCAGCTCATCGAGGAGATGGAGTCTGATATTATCCAGAATCTAACCGACAACGTCCTGATCGTAAAACAGTTCTACGACGATAAGGGCCAAATCCCCGCTAGCTTCGTGGACAATGAGATCGAGGAGACCATCATCACCAAATTCGAAGGCAAGCGCTCCCTCTACCTCGACTACCTGAAGTCGATCGGCAAGACACCAGAAGAGCACCGCACCATGATCAAGGAAGAGATCATCGTGAACTACATGCGCAGCAAGATGCGCAAATCCGCCTCCATCGTCAGCCCGGTTCGCATCGAGGAATTTTACGAACAGTACAAGCAGGAGTTCTTCGAGGAAGAAGCCATCCACTTGCGTTTGATCCGCCTCACCAAATTGGCAGATGAGAGCGAAGAAGTACTCAAGCAGACCGCGGACGAAATTTACGAGAAGCTCGAAATGGGCTTCGCCTTCGACGAACTGGCAGCGAAATACAGCAACGACCCGAAGGCCAAAAAAGGCGGAGACTGGGGCTGGGTAACGCGCGGTTCGCTCATCGAACAACTCGCAGAGCCAGCCTTCGCCCTGAAGGAAGGCGACTTCAGCGACCCGATCCAAATCAAGAGCAACCTCTTCATCCTTTACTGCGAGGAGCACCGTCCGGAGGGCTACATGCCGCTTCCCGAGGTTCGCGACAATATCGAGGAAATCCTGATTTCCAGCATGGCTCGCGAAGCGGAAGAGAAGTTCCTAGAGCGTCTACGCCGCGACGGCTACGTTCGCCGCTTCAACTAA
- a CDS encoding tetratricopeptide repeat protein codes for MGQFEKASISSIVEDATFDFTMGDAEIGIAKLQAALQEQPEAFEAWHALCEIFYSEKRYDEALEAAEKAHALKPDDLFVNTSLSRIWLEKGSKEKAEHFGAQARMASWKDQLQNPDSASSQSDLA; via the coding sequence ATGGGCCAATTTGAGAAAGCTTCCATCAGCAGCATAGTCGAAGACGCAACTTTCGACTTTACGATGGGCGACGCCGAAATCGGTATCGCCAAACTTCAAGCAGCCCTACAAGAGCAGCCAGAAGCCTTCGAGGCGTGGCATGCCTTGTGCGAGATTTTCTACTCGGAAAAACGCTACGACGAGGCTCTTGAGGCCGCTGAGAAAGCGCACGCCCTGAAACCCGACGATCTCTTCGTAAATACCAGTTTGTCCCGCATCTGGCTGGAAAAAGGATCGAAGGAAAAAGCCGAGCACTTCGGGGCCCAAGCCCGTATGGCTAGCTGGAAGGATCAGCTGCAAAACCCAGACAGCGCCTCATCCCAATCGGATTTGGCCTAA
- a CDS encoding PP2C family protein-serine/threonine phosphatase, translating into MSEYNDKTGVEWSGLTDPGRYRKNNEDAFLALTFNAEGLQYLGKTGMAPMVKGDFVFAVSDGMGGANAGEFASRIAVQKIADLLPKAFKLSAIGLKRGSAEILTELFERIHKEMTSMSAYYEECRGMGATLSLGWLSPGWFHFCHIGDSRIYYLPASGGCRQLSEDHTHVGWLLREGKINEREARNHPERNVLQQVLGGRCRKIEPQVGSVGIEQGDRFVFCSDGVTDGVWDRRLEELVRNPPPRFAQMEPANRLVKEAFEESGRDNITAVVIEIS; encoded by the coding sequence ATGAGTGAGTACAACGATAAGACTGGAGTGGAGTGGTCGGGCTTAACCGACCCAGGCCGCTATCGTAAAAATAACGAGGATGCATTCCTTGCCCTAACCTTCAATGCGGAGGGATTGCAGTACCTGGGCAAAACGGGCATGGCCCCGATGGTTAAGGGCGATTTTGTATTCGCTGTTAGTGACGGAATGGGTGGAGCAAATGCGGGCGAATTCGCTAGTCGCATCGCAGTGCAAAAGATCGCCGATCTATTGCCGAAGGCATTCAAGCTATCTGCGATCGGCTTAAAGCGTGGTTCAGCTGAAATATTGACGGAACTATTCGAGCGTATCCATAAAGAGATGACTAGCATGTCGGCCTACTACGAAGAGTGTAGGGGTATGGGCGCTACACTGAGCCTAGGTTGGCTGTCTCCCGGTTGGTTTCATTTCTGCCATATCGGTGATAGCCGAATATATTACCTCCCGGCAAGCGGCGGCTGCCGTCAACTTTCCGAAGACCACACGCACGTGGGGTGGTTGTTGAGAGAGGGCAAAATCAATGAACGGGAAGCGCGTAACCACCCGGAACGCAACGTGTTGCAACAAGTCCTAGGAGGGCGGTGTCGCAAGATCGAGCCCCAAGTTGGTTCGGTTGGAATCGAGCAGGGTGATCGCTTTGTTTTCTGCTCGGATGGAGTAACCGATGGTGTTTGGGACCGTCGGCTTGAGGAGCTTGTGCGGAATCCTCCGCCTCGGTTCGCTCAGATGGAACCAGCCAATCGCCTCGTTAAGGAAGCATTTGAAGAATCGGGTAGGGACAATATAACCGCGGTTGTGATTGAGATTAGTTGA
- a CDS encoding serine/threonine protein phosphatase, with product MQEIKDTQRAEVRIGFDGRVHKKYKGLLSKERFENEVRVLRYLETRGCEFVPKLLEEYPDRLYIVTSNCGNIVQKISSEKERMLFEELETYGVRHGDAFTRNVTYNPHLGRFCLIDFEFATLIETGEGLTIDDAELARGGDFERKVDE from the coding sequence ATGCAAGAGATCAAAGATACGCAAAGAGCAGAGGTTCGAATCGGCTTCGATGGAAGGGTTCACAAGAAGTACAAAGGACTCCTTTCGAAGGAACGTTTCGAGAACGAGGTCCGGGTTTTGCGATACCTGGAAACGAGAGGCTGCGAGTTCGTCCCTAAGTTGCTGGAAGAGTATCCGGACCGGCTTTACATTGTGACTTCAAACTGTGGAAACATCGTGCAGAAGATTAGCTCGGAAAAAGAGCGTATGCTTTTCGAAGAACTAGAAACTTACGGCGTTCGTCATGGAGATGCCTTCACAAGAAACGTAACTTACAATCCTCATCTTGGACGCTTCTGCCTTATCGATTTCGAGTTTGCTACATTGATCGAGACGGGAGAGGGCTTGACCATTGACGACGCGGAACTTGCTCGGGGAGGAGACTTTGAGCGCAAAGTAGATGAGTGA